A window of Candidatus Schekmanbacteria bacterium RIFCSPLOWO2_02_FULL_38_14 genomic DNA:
TGATAAAGTTAATCAATCCTGTAATTGTTCATGCTGAGGGTGAAGAGATTATGGAGGAAGGATGTTTGAGCGTTCCGGGATTTACAGAGTTTGTTAAAAGAGCTCAAAAGATAGTTGTAAGAGGACTGAATGAAAAANNNNNNNNNATAGAAATTGTTGCTGAAGGGCTTCTTGCAAGGGTTTTTCAGCACGAAATTGACCACATCAATGGAAAACTTTTTGTTGACCATTTAAGCACTCTGAAAAAACAGATTTTTAAACGCCAGATGAAAAAACAGATAAAAGGGGGATAAACCA
This region includes:
- a CDS encoding peptide deformylase, translating into MLFDILQYPNPILKKKANKVDIVDKEVQRLLDDMVETMYNAPGIGLAAPQIGKSMKAIVADISPKNESGELIKLINPVIVHAEGEEIMEEGCLSVPGFTEFVKRAQKIVVRGLNEKXXXIEIVAEGLLARVFQHEIDHINGKLFVDHLSTLKKQIFKRQMKKQIKGG